Within the Glycine max cultivar Williams 82 chromosome 12, Glycine_max_v4.0, whole genome shotgun sequence genome, the region ggacaacacttgttgaagagctttcTTGgatttccttgctctagcccttgtcataggtcctccaagtccttcaagtggatccttgcccttgctcttggtcatgtcctcatcacacAACTTGGTTGGTAGAGATGAACATCATATCCTTACTCACTCCAAAACCATCAAACACCATAGTTTTATCAAAATAGTTTaacaagacatggttggaagataaccagtccattcctagaataacatcaatttggctcaaaggcaaacaaatcagatcaatcataattattttaccaGAAACTTCCACAGGACAATCCAAACACACATTAGAAGTTAACACAGAACCACTAGTTGGGGTCTCTACCACCAaatctttatttaaagaagaGATAGAAAGCTTAAGTTTCCCTACACATGAATAGGATATAAAAGAATGGGTTGCACCGGAATCAAACAGCACAAGTAAAGGAATCccatttatgaaaaatttaccTTGGATTAGAGATCTTTGGATTTTGAAGCTTCAGTACCGTTAAGGGTAAAGACTCTTCCAGTGGACTTTGGATGTCCAATTTGGTCATTCAGGCCCCCACCATTTTTCTCCTTCTTGGGATGTGGACAATCTCTCTGAATATGCCCTTTTTGTCTacaattaaaacatgttatgcCTTTATCAGGACAATTTGAGGAGATGTGCCCCGGCTTACTACATCTGTAACAAGTGATATGAGTGGGGAAGGTATTGGGTTTGCTACCACTACCACTCGCAAATCCCATAGCAACAGTCTTCTGATTGTTGGGGCGGTTACCATATTGCTTAGGAGGGGTCGAGTACGGTTTTCCCCAATGTTGGGGtccattctttttgttcttcattgGACCTATACTCTTATAATAGCTCGCCCTGTCTCGAGAGTCTTCATCCCAAATCCGACACATGTTAACCAAGAGTGGAAACTGACGAACACCCTGGTAATTCACAGTTTGCTTCACTTCAGGTCGTAAGCCATTCAAAAACTTCACACATTTGGAACTTTCACCATCTCTCCCTTGGTAATAGGGAAAGTACCTCACCAGCTCCTCAAACTTGGCTGCATATTCAGCCACAGTCATGTTTCCCTGTTTGAGTTCCAAGAACTCCATCTCCTTCGTGTTCCTAACATCCTCAGGAAAGTATTTCTCCAAAAATACTCTCGTGAAGACATCCTAGGTCACATCTTGACCTTCAGCCTCTAGGCATTGGCGAGTATTCTTCCACCAATACTCAGCTTCTTCCACCAGAGTGTATGTACCAAAAGAAACTTTTTACCCCTCCGAACATGCCATTACTCGGAAATTTTTCTCCATTTCCCTTATCCAATTTTGAGCACCATCAGGGTTGTATCCTCCATTGAATGAAGGGGGATTGTTTCGTTGGAAGTGGTCCAACCCTTGGTACTCAACAGCTCCAccagcttctcccctatttggaTTCCCTATAGCTTGAGCTAAGGCTTGGAGAGCATCAGCTATAGCACGATCATTTCGTCCAACCATCACTCCCTATACACACCAGGAAGTGAGACGTGGAAAGAATACACAGGAAAAAGAGCAATACAAAAATCACAAGCATCACAAGTCCCTACTTGGTTACTTTTTGAGAGTTGATGCCTCGAGAATGTACTCTTCTAAACTAATCCCCTCTCGAGACATTAACACTAATTTTCTATCATTTGTATTTCCTGATCGCTTGGCATATCATCCCATTgcacttcacaaattatacagaTGGCTAGTCTGATAATTCATGACACGACATTGAAACTCATGGTATAGCAGACATCAGGAAACCAAACATGTTATGACTACAACAATCAAATTTCTACAACACATGGAAAGACAACAAGCGAATAAGATCCAATTGCAAACAACAGACATCAAGCATTCAACAAGGCAACCAGAAAATGCACAGAAAAACATAGCAGACTCACAACTCACTGGCCAAAAGGTTCAACCTGCTTTGATACCACtaatgtaacgacccgcctcgtcgctacgatatcaccattCTAAATTgcgattatttcaaattttaaacgaAAACTCCgataatttgcttatgaaaaaaatggaagtAATTTTTATCTCgacatacattcaccaaacaacacaccattacttaagtgaatacatatacatataggaATAGTAACTCAAAACACGTCATACTCATAATGGAAAGTacatttgttcatacatataattaaatctgtgatttacatctttagttcaacaaaagaatcatTGACtagctatggaggagttgattaacaaaacaagactcactcccaaaataatcccaacgtcatcactttggctcggcggctcctcaacaga harbors:
- the LOC102666373 gene encoding uncharacterized protein, with the protein product MEFLELKQGNMTVAEYAAKFEELVRYFPYYQGRDGESSKCVKFLNGLRPEVKQTVNYQGVRQFPLLVNMCRIWDEDSRDRASYYKSIGPMKNKKNGPQHWGKPYSTPPKQYGNRPNNQKTVAMGFASGSGSKPNTFPTHITCYRCSKPGHISSNCPDKGITCFNCRQKGHIQRDCPHPKKEKNGGGLNDQIGHPKSTGRVFTLNGTEASKSKDL